GGCGGTGAGCACCGCGACGCTGAGATCTGCGCGCAGTGGACGGCCGATGCGGGCCCGAAACCCCGCGGGGCGGCCCACGGACAGCCCGGCGAAGCCCGTCACCGGCGCGAACACCAGCACCATGCCGGTCAGCTCCGCACCGTCGAGTTCGCGCAGCCCGGCGCGAAACATGATGCGCCCACGCCCAATCGAGCGCGGTGATTCGGTGGGCACCACGCTGACGGTGGCGGTATCGCCGTGCCGGGCAGCGATCGGATGGTGGCGGGCGTCGTGGGACCGCAGCGCTATCGACAACCCGAACGCCGTGCCCACCACCGCGACGGCGGCCACACCCGCGACGCCCAGCCCGATCCCGTGGCGCGCACACCACCGTCCAGCCAGCACCGTCGCCGCGAGGGCGCCGAGCGCCACCACGACCAGGAACCCCGGGGGCCAGACGATGCCCGCCGCGGTCACCACCCAGCTGGTCAGTGCGGCGGGCACCAGCCGGATATCGACGTGGCGTTCTTCGGGATTCACACTCACGATTCACGCGACGACCAGGTCTCGGAGCTTGTCCAGTCGGGCCGGGCCGATACCGTCGACCTCGCTGAGCTGGTCGACACTGGTGAAGTGACCGTGCGCCTCCCGCCACGCGATGATCGCCGCCGCGGTGACCGGCCCCACCCCGGGCAGCGCGTCGAGGTCCTGGGCGGTTGCGGTGTTCAGGTCGACCGGCCCGTTCGGTGCCGCATTCGGCGCCTGCCCCGACTTCGGTGCGGCCGTCGAATTCGGTTCGGCGGGTCCGGCCGAGCTGACCGAACTACCCATCGGCGACGGCGATCCCGGTGGGGCGGCGAGCCCGACGATGATCTGTTCGCCGTCGACGACACGCCGCGCCAGATTCAGACCCACGAGATCGGCCCCGTCCACGGCGCCGCCGGCGGCCTCCAGCGCGTCGGCGATCCGCGCACCGGCAGTGACGGTCACCAGTCCGGGTGTGTGCACCAGCCCGACCACGCTGACCACCACCGGCCCGTCCGGTGGCTGCGGCGGGGACGGCGTCGCGCTCGCGGAGGAAACCATCTGGACGGCAGGCAGATTCGCCGCCGACACCGGCGGCCGGGAATCCCGCATCACGGTGAACACCGTTACCAGCACGGCGATCACCCCGACCGCGAGCAGCGCCATGACTCCGGCCCGGCCGGGGTCGGCCCGCAGCCCGGCGAGCCAGTCTTTGGCGGTGCGCTCCCCGGTATCGGGCAGCCAGCGGGCCAGCACGGTGTCCGCGTCCTCGTCGGCGTCGTTCCCGGGGTCCCGGTCGGTGCCGATGCGCCGCGACAGGCGTTGCGCGGGCGATTCGGTGTCCATGAGCCGACGGTAGGCAGCCGACCCGACTGCTCGGTCTCGTCACGGCACCCGGCGTTGGGAATTGTGGATGAATCGGCGACTGTGGATAACTCTGTCCTGAGGGGGCCGAGACCGACCCAGCGCGTCATGGCTTGTCGGACCTCCGGGCGAGAGTGTTGTCATGCCACCTCCGACAACACCGTTCGCCGAGAACTTCGTCGAACCACGGCTGGATGTGCTGTTCGCGGAGATCGCGGAGCTGACCGGGCAGCGCAATGCCATCGATGGTCGGTTGGTGGAGATCATCGCCGAGATCGACGGCAGAGGTGCGGCCGACGGCAACGCGCTGTGGGGTGCCACCGGATGCCGTTCGATCGAGGCCCTGGTCGCATGGAAGGCCGGGGTGACACCGCGCAACGCCGCGACCATGGTCGCGGTCGCCCACCGCCTCGATGAGTTGCCGCGTCTGGCAGAAGGATTGCGCGCGGGCCGGTTGTCCCTGGACCGGGTCGCGGTGATCGCCGAACGCGCCGCCGAAGGCTGCGATGACCACTATGCGAATCTGGTGCAGTACGCCACGGTGACCCAGCTGCGCACCGCGGTCAAGATGGAGCCCCGCCCCGAACCCGAGACCAAGCCCGAACCCAAGCGCGGGATCAGCTCCTATGACGGTGACGGGTACACCACCTACAAGATCCGGCTCCCCAAGCTCGACGCCGCGAAATTCGACGCCGCGCTGGCCTCACACAAGGACGCGTTGGTCGCGGACTGGAAACGGCACCACGACGACCCCGGTGCCGAGGCGTCCGATCAGGCGCCGCCGTTCCCGGACACCGTCGATGCGTTCATGAGCCTGATCGAGGCCGGCTGGGACACCGATGTCGCCGCGCGCCCGCACGGCGCGCACACCACGGTGGTGGCGCACGTCGACCTGGACCGCCACGCCGACAAGCCGGTCGCCGCCCTGCATCTGGGAGCCGCCCTCACCGATGAGGAACGCCGCTACCTGCTCTGCGACGCGACCTGCGAGGTGTGGTTCGAACGGCGCGGCACCCCGATCGGGGCCGGGCGGACCACCCGCACCATCAGCCGCCGGTTACGCCGCGCCCTGGAGTACCGGGACAAGACCTGTGTGGTGCCCGGCTGCGGGGCCACCCGCGGTCTGCACGCCCATCACCTCGTGCACTGGGAGAACGGCGGGGCTACCGAGCTCTCAAATCTGGTGCTGCTGTGCCCGTTTCACCACCGCGCACACCACCGCGGTGATATCACCCTCACCGGGCCCGCCGACCGGCTGGTGGTCACCGACAAAGACGGACAACCCCTGACCGGTGCGGCACTGGCCCGCCCACCGACCACCCCGCCCCCGGATGTGGCGCCCTGCAAAGGACCACTGGGCGAACGCGCCCAATGGTGGTGGTACACCCCCTACGAGCCGCAGCCACTGCCCGGCGGCCAGAGCGCACGCCCCCGCTGATATAGATCGAGTTGGTCCTTCTCAAATGCCTCCGGAGGTGTCAGGAAGGGATCTGTAACTGATTCCTTTTCGGGGTCCGCGTGTTGACGCACGTGGACCTCCTGACACACCCCGGAGGTGTTGTTGTGTCTGTGCATGTAGCTCCAGTCACGTCTTCCACGATCGTCGTTGCCGTCGATGTCGGCAAGACCTCAGCAGTGCTTTCGGTGACCGACGCGGCTCGCCATCGGCTGCTCGCGCCGTCGGAATTCGCGATGACCGGGTCGGGTTTGACCTCCGCGGCGGCTCGCGCGATGGCTGCCGCACCTGCAGCGGTGCAGGTCAAGGTGGGCGTGGAGGCGGCCGGCCACTATCACCGACCGGTGCTCGACTTTCGATGGCCCGATGGGTGGGAAGTATTGGAACTCAATCCCGCTCAGGTCGCCGAGCAGCGTCGCGTGCAGGGACGGCGCAGGATCAAGACCGACGTGATCGACCTGGAGGCGATCACCGAGCTGGTGCTGGCCGGGTACGGACGCCCGGTCACCGATCGTGATGTCGTGATCGGTCAGATCAGCGCCTGGGCGGTGCATCGGAGCCGGCGGGTAGCCACGCGTAGCGCGACGAAGAATCAGCTGCTCGGGCAGTTGGACCGGGCGTTTCCCGGACTGACCTTGGCTCTGCCCGACGTACTGGCCACCAAGATTGGCCGGCTGGTGGCCGCCGAGTTCGCTGACCCGGCACGCCTGGCCGGGCTCGGGGTCAACCGGTTGATCCGCTTCGCCGCGACCCGCGACCTGCAACTGCGTCGCCCCGTCGCTGAGCGGCTGGTCGCCGCGGCCCGCGATGCGCTACCGACCCGCGACGCCGTGATCTCGCGCCGGATACTGGCTGCTGACCTGGTGTTGCTGGGCGATCTGGACGATCAGATCACCGTCGCGGAGACCGCGCTGGCATCACTGCTGCCGCGCAGCCCGTACGCGACGTTGACTTCGGTGCCGGGCTGGGCAGTGGTACGAGTATCCAATTATGCTGCTGCCCTTGGTGATCCGAAACGCTGGCCGGGACCCAGGCAGATCTACCGCGCGTCGGGGCTATCGCCGATGCAGTACGAATCGGCTCACAAGCGTCGCGACGGCGCCATCAGCCGTGAAGGCAGCGTCGCACTGCGCCGCGCCTTGATCGACCTCGGTATCGGACTGTGGCTCAACGAGCCGGCCGCCAAGAACTACGCCCACGGACTCAAAGATCGCGGCAAGCCTGGCGGCATCGTCGCCTGCGCGTTGGCCCATCGTGCTAACCGCATCGCCCACGCACTCGTGCGCGACCATGCCACCTACGAGCCGACCCGCTGGGCCTAGATGCCCACCGTACCCACCCCCGGCGAAAGGACCGACCAGACCCTTCCACAACCCCCGTCGGTAGTGCCACGCTATGAGGACGGGACGAAGGGCCGGATCAGATGCCGTCCCCGCTATGGCGGACCCAGCCGGGTCACGCCGAGGCTAGCTTGGCACCCGGCCCTCCGCCTCCACGGCAGCCCGAACGACGCCAGATAACCCACCGAGGTTGTATACGTCAGCGTGGGCGCCAGGCACCCGCCCCCGACCCCGCAGCTACCACCGACAGCACGAAATCACGCCCCGGCTTGGGGCGTCGGCCCACCACGGGCCTCCAACACCCTTGACTCGCCCTACAGCCAGCTAGTCGCCGTGCGAGGCGAGGACCGCGATCTGGGCGCCGTCGGATCCGTCGACCAGCAGGTAGGTCACCGCGACCCGGCCCAGCTCCGCGCCGTCGACATCGTGGCGGACGAACACCCCGCGATACACGGCCGAGGACGCGTTCAGCCCGGTTACCTCGGCACTGATCAGTCCCGTGGACCGATAGCGCTGTGCACGCAGAACATCAATCTGCCCCTGCATCACCGCGGCCAGCTCATCGCGGGTGGCCAGACTGAGCACGCCTTCATCGGTGGTGAGCAGAAGCGGCACGGCGTAGCAGTCCAACAACTCGGCCACCGGCCGGTCGCCGCGGGCGGCCGCGGCGAAGATGTCCAGGTAATCGTCGAACCAGCGCCGCACCGCGCCGGTATCCATAGCCATGGTGGCATCATTTCACCTTTTCCACCCCCGGTGAACACTGCGCGAATAGTGTTCACGCCCATGAGTGCCTCCCGCCCCCTCCGGGTCATCCAGTGGACCACCGGCAATATCGGCAAACGCTCCCTGCACGCGATCATCGGCCGCGACGACATGGAGCTTGTCGGGGTGTACGCGCACGGCGCGGACAAGGTGGGCGTCGATGCCGCCGAGCTGGCCGGTTGGCCCGCCCCGACCGGGATCAAGGCCACCGGCGACATCGATGCGTTGCTCGCCCTGCAACCCGATGCCTGCTGCTACAACCCGCTGTGGCCCAGCATCGACGAACTCGTCGCCCTGCTGGAGGCCGGGGTCAACGTCTGCTCCAGCGCAGCCTGGATCACCGGGGGCAAGCAGACCCCGCAGGATCTGGAGCGGATCAGGAATGCCTGCATCACAGGCAATTCCACCATCTTCGGCAGCGGCGCCCACCCCGGCGTCACGAACATGGTCGGCATGGTGTTGTCCGGGTCGTGCGAGCGGGTCGACGAGATCCGGATCACCGAGTCGGTGGACTGTTCCACCTATGAATCCGCGGGAACCCAGACCGCCATGGGCTTTTCGCAAGATCCGGACACCCCGGGGCTGGCCGAGAGCGTGCGCCGCGAGAGCGAGGTGTTCGCCGAATCTGCGGCGATGATGGCCGATGCGATCGGAGCAACGTTGGACCGGATGACCTTCGATGTCACCTTCACCGCCGCCACCGGTGACACCGATCTGGGGTTCATGACGATCCCGAAGGGCACCGTCGGCGGTGTGATGGGCTATCACCGCGGCTGGGTCGGCGACCGTAACGTGGTCAGCGTGGGCTTCAATTGGACGATGGGCGACCATGTGGCGCCACCCAAACCGCTTGAGCACGGCCATGTCATCCAGGTATTCGGCATGCCCAACATGCGCACCGTTCTGCATTGCCTGCCGCCCGCGGATTGGACCGAGCCCGGGTTCATGGGATTGGGCATGATCTACACCGCGATGCCGGTCACCAACGCCGTGCCCGCGGTGGTCGCCGCGGCCCCGGGCATCGCCACCCTCAAGGATCTGCCGCCGGTCACCGGCCACTTCGCCGGCTGATCACTCCGCGAGGCTGACGCACGCCCCCACGGCCCCGGCGCCGACGTGCACGGCAAGCACCGCCCCCATGTCGCGGACCGTCAACGACTCCAACTGAGGCAGTCGGTCGGTCAGAGCCGCACCCAATTCCGCTGCGGCATCGTGATTGTCGACGTGGTGCACGGTGACCGTGGCAGACCGCTCCCCCACCAGGTCGACGATCGCATCCACCATGGCGGCATGCGCCTTGGACGTGGTGCGCACCCGCTGGGCCAACACCAGCCGGCCGTCGACGTCCAAGCGCAGCAACGGCTTCAGCGACAACGCGGTACCCAGCCAGGACGCCGCGGTCCCGATCCGCCCGCCCCGGCGCAGGTTGTCCAGTCGGTGCACGACGATGAACACATGCCCGCGAGGCACCGCGGCGCGGGCCGCGGCCTCGACGGCATCGAGATCGGCGCCGGCCTCCGCGGCGCGCGCAGCGGCCATTGCGACACACCCGACGCCCATCGCCGCCGACCGCGAGTTCACGACGCGCACCGCCGAGCCGAATTCCCGGGCGGCCGCCGCGGCAGAGGAGAACGTGCTGGACAGTGCCGCGGAAAGATGGACGGCGACAACACCGTCCCCGTCGCTGGCGGCCAGCGCCTCCCGGTAGGCCTGGGCCAGATCAGCCGGCGAGGCGCCCGATGTGGTCACCTGGCTGCGGTCGAAGATGTCGTTCGGGATCTCGTCGATTCCGTCGCGCAGGTCGGTGTCGTCGACCAGGACGTGCAGCGGCACCTGCCGGATCGACCACCGCCCGAGCTCCTCGGCCTCCAGGCGTGCCGACGAGTCCGTCACCACCTGGACGGTCATGACCGTTCAGATGTGTCCGGCTGGTACGCACCCGCCTCGGCGAGCCCCTTGAGCATCAGGTCGGCGACGGCCGCGTGCGCCTCGAAATTCCAGTGGATTCCGTCCGGGTTGCCCTGCCCGCTCATCACGTACTCGCCGACCGCGGCCTTGAGGTCCACCACCGGGACCTGGTGCTCGTCGGCCCATCCGGTGATCGCCTTGACGATGGGGGCACGCCAGCGATGCGACTTGCCGTAGGTCTCAGCGATGTGCACGGAAGGGACGGTCGCCACCACCGGGATGCCGGGCCGGTTGAAGTCCAGTGCCGCCCTGGTCATTTCCAGGTATTCGACGGTCAGGTGCGGCGGCAGCGCCGGCCGAGCCACCCGGGACAACCGGGGCTGCAGCCAGCCGTAGCCGTCACGCACCCAGCGCCGCAGGAACGGCGGGCGGACGTAGCGGATCAGTTCCCGCAGCGCGGTCGGCAACGGCGAGGGCAGCGAGTCCATGCCGGAGGTCGCGAAGATCACCGCGCCGGCGCGCGGCAGCGCCGCCCAGGACCGCGGATCCTGGGTCGCGGCCCACCACACGTCGCGGCAGGTCCAGCCGATCCGCCCGATCAGTTCGACATCCCAACCGAGTTGTTCGGCAACGATATTGGGCCAGATCCGGGGATCATCGGCGGGCAGTCCGCCGGTCGGCCCGTAGTAGGACAGCGAGTCGCAGAAGACCAGGAGAGTCTTCCGGCGGGCAGGAGCGGAATCCGATTGCGGCTCAGAGGACATCGTTGGCCACCTGCGCAGAGGCGTTCCACACGTCCAGGCGCCACTTGATCCTGTCGCCGACGTCGTGCCCGGACAGTTGCGCCCAGCTGGCGTTGCCCATGCCGCCGAGGACCGGCCAGTTGTCCACCGGCAGACCCAGCAGGGCGGCTGTCAACGCCGCGATCAACCCGCCGTGCGCCACCAGCACCACCGGCCGGTCCGGCGCGTCGACACCCCACCCGACCTGTGAGACAAGCAGTTCGGCGACCAGCGGAACGCTGCGCTCGGCCACGTCGACCCGGCTCTCCCCGCCGTGCGGCGCCCACCGGGCGTCGTCGCGCCAGGCCAGCCGGGCCCCCGGGGCGATATCGTCGACGTCGGTGTGGGTCAGACCCTGCCAATCCCCCAGATGGGTCTCACGCAGCCGTCGGTCGATGGACACCGGCACGCCCGATCGCTCGCCGAGCGCGGTGGCGGTGTCCAGGGCCCGGCGCAGGTCCGAGGACACGATCGCCAGGGGCTGACGCTTGGCCAGCACCTCCGCGGCGGCCTTGGCCTGCTCGCGGCCGAGATCGGTCAGGTCGGTGTCGAGCTGTCCCTGCATGCGGCTGCCGGCGTTCCACTCGGTCTGCCCGTGCCGCAACAGCACCAGTCGGCGCACACTCACCGGGCATCCTGGGGGCCGTCGTCGGTGTCTCCCGCGTCCCCGGTGTCGAGGCCGTCCAGGTCGACGGGAATGACCGGGCAGTCCCGCCACAGCCGCTCCAGTGCGTAGAACTCGCGTTCCTCGGTGTGCTGGACGTGCACCACGATGTCGACGTAGTCGAGCAGGGTCCAGCGTCCCTCCCGAGTGCCCTCACGCCGGGCGGGCTTGTGCCCGGCCGCGCGCATCTTGTCCTCGATCTCGTCCACGATGGCGTTGACCTGACGTTCGTTGGACGCCGAGGCGATCACGAAGCAGTCGGTGATGACGAGTTGCTCGGAGACGTCGATGACCAGGACGTCGTTGCCGAGCTTGGACGCGGCGGCGCGGGCCGCGACGGTCGCCATCTCGACCGCTTCCGGTGCGGCAGTCATGAACAAGCCTCCGATGTGTACAGGTTGCGTTTGGACACGTACTGGACGACGCCATCGGGCACCAGGTACCAGATGGGTCGGGATTGCCGGGCACGCAGCCGGCAGTCACTCGACGAGATCGCCAATGCGGGTACCTCCACCAGGGTAAGGGCGTCTTCGGGCAGTTCTTTCATGGCCGCGGCGATGTGTTCACCATCGAGCTCGTAGCCGGGCCTGCTGACCCCGATGAAGCGGGCGAGGGAGAACAGCTCCTCCCAGTTCTGCCAGGACAGGATCGAGCCCAGCGCGTCGGCACCGGTGATGAAGTACAGGTCGGTGTCCGCGTTCTGCGCGGCCAGGTCCCGCAGGGTGTCCTTGGTGTAGGTGGGCCCGCCGCGATCGATGTCGACCCGGCTCACCGAGAACCGGGGGTTGGCCGCGGTCGCGATGACCGTCATCAGGTAGCGGTCCTCGGCGGCGGCGACCCGGCGGTCCCGCTTCTGCCAGGGCTGCCCGGTCGGCACGAAGACGACCTCGTCGAGCTGGAACTGATCGGCGACCTCGCTGGCGGCCACCAGGTGTCCATGGTGGATGGGGTCGAACGTCCCACCCATCACCCCGAGCCTGCGCCGCATCGCCACGAACAGGCAGCTTACTGGAGTTCCGCGGGCGTCCCCGCCCGCGTGAAGCTGGTCCCGGTCCGGAACCAGCTTCACACCCCCGCCGGCCCGCCGGACTGGCGTGGCAACCGTCGATGGTGGCAAGCACGGAAAGTTGGCACCGGCGGTCATCATGGCGGGATCCGGCGCACCCGCACTACGCTGCACGCAAATGGGGGCTCAACTGCGCACCAGCGCGGGTTTCACAGCGTTGGTCTTTCTGGTCTGCCTGCTTTCGATCGCCACCAGGATGCCCGACACGCTGGCGGTGTTCTGGCCCACCAATGCGCTGCTGCTCGGTCTCCTGCTGCGCAATCCGACCGCGGCGACGCCATCGACGTGGGTGGGCGCCGCGGCGGGGTATCTGTTCGCCGACCTGGTCACCGGCTCCGACCTGCCCAGAGCTCTGCTGCTCAACTCGGCCAACATGATCGGTGTGCTGGTCGGTTTCTATGGGTTCCGTCGTCTCCGGAATCTCGATCTGAGCCTGACGCGCGGCTCGTCGGTCACATGGGTGGCTGCCGTCTCGGTGACCGCCGCCGGATCGGCGGCGACTGTCGGCGGGTTCATCGACGTCATACTGTTCGGTGACAGCTGGCCGCGAGGCGCGTTGTACTGGTTTGCCTATGAGTTACTGAACTACACCGTCGTCCTCCCGCTGGTGCTGAGCTCTCCGGCCATCCGGTTCCCGACGCCGGCGCACCGCCCCTCGGCAGAAGCGTTGGCACAGTTGCGCCTTCAAGGCAAGCGGGTCGCCGTCCCGCTCATACTCCTGCTCGCAACGGCTCCGGTGGCCTGGATGATGGGCGGCCTGGGGGCGCTCACCTTCTCGATGCCCGCCCTCATCGCGGCCGCTCTGCTCGGCCACGTCTTCATCACCACCCTGTTCATCGCTGTGGCGACGGCATGGGGCATCACCCTGGCGGTGTACCCGCCGAATGCGATGCCCACGATGCCGGAGGGTCCGATCAGCATCTCCACCCTGATCGGGCTGGCCTTGCTGGCCGGCGGACCGCTGGTCATCGCCTGCGCCACCACGGAACGCCAACGCATCTACGCGGCGCTGCACCTGGCCATGACCCGGGACGACCTGACCCGCGCCTATCGCCGCGACGAGTTCATGCGCCGCGCCGATATCGCGCTGGCCGAGGCCGCCCGGAGATCGCAACCGGTCGCCCTGCTGATGATGGATCTCGATCATTTCAAGCGGCTCAACGACACCTTCGGGCACGGTGCCGGTGATCGGGCACTCGCCGACTTCGCCGACACGGTGCGTGACTGCACCGACGAGACCGCGCTGTTCGCCCGGATGGGTGGCGAGGAATTCGCGGTGCTGTTACCGGAGGCGTCCCGGGAGACCGCCCTCGACATCGCCGAACTGATCCGCTCCCGCCAAAGGGCCGCGACCACAGGCGAGTTCGGCGACCTGGGAGCCACCGTCAGCGTCGGTCTGGTGTACGCGGCGGCGCCGCTGACCGATCTGCTGGCGGCTGCGGACGCGGCGCTCTACCGCGCCAAATCGAGCCGACGAGATACCGTCGTGGTCGCCGACGATCCGAATCCCACCGTGCCGGTGGGATGGCGCTAGACGGGCAGCAGACCGTCGATCACCGCGGCCAGCTGCTTGGCCGACCGGCACTCGTGCATGGGGATCAGGTCCTTGTAGCGCGGGACCGCCGAGTCGCCGCTGCCCCACAGGTGCTTGGGCTCGGGGTTGAGCCAGTGCGCGTGCCGGCTGGCGTTCACCATCCGGGTCAGTAGCTCGGTCTCCGGGTTGCGGTAGTTGTTGCGGCCGTCGCCGAGGATCAGCAGCGAGGACCTCGGCGATAACACGTTGGGGAAGTTCTGCGCGAAGGACACGAAGGCGTGTCCGTAGTCGGAGTGCCCGTCGCGGGTGTAGACGCCGGCTTCGCGGGTGATGCGCTGCACCGCCACCGCCAGATCGGCCTCCGGGCCGAACATGTCGGTCACCTCGTCGGTGGTGTCGATGAATGCGAAGATGCGGACCCGGGAGAACTGCTGGCGCAGCGCGGACACCAGCATCAGGGTGAAGTGGCTGAAACCGGCCACCGAGCCGGAGACGTCGCACAGCACCACCAGTTCGGGCCGGGCCGGGCGCGGCTTCTTGAGCACCACGTCGATCGGCACGCCGCCGGTGGACATCGATTTGCGCAGCGTCTTGCGCATATCGATCTGACCGTTCTGCGCGCGGCGCCGCTTGGCCGCCAGCCGGGTGGCCAGTGTGCGGGCCAGCGGCTGGACGGTCTTGCGCATCTGCCGCAACTGCTCGCCGGAGGCGCGCAGGAACTCGACGTTCTCGGACAGCTGCGGCACCCCGTACATCTGCACGTGGTCACGGCCGAGCTGTTCGGCGGTACGGCGTTTGGTCTCGGCCTCCACCATCTGACGCAGCTGCGAAACACGCTGCGCAGCCATCGCTTTGGCGATCTCTTCCTGGGTGGGGGTGGGCTCCTCGCCGTACGGTGCGAGCAGCCCGGCCAGCAGGCGGCCCTCCAGTTCGTCCAGCGCCATCGCCTTGAGCGCCT
This region of Mycolicibacterium diernhoferi genomic DNA includes:
- the rsfS gene encoding ribosome silencing factor, yielding MTAAPEAVEMATVAARAAASKLGNDVLVIDVSEQLVITDCFVIASASNERQVNAIVDEIEDKMRAAGHKPARREGTREGRWTLLDYVDIVVHVQHTEEREFYALERLWRDCPVIPVDLDGLDTGDAGDTDDGPQDAR
- a CDS encoding DegV family protein, whose protein sequence is MTVQVVTDSSARLEAEELGRWSIRQVPLHVLVDDTDLRDGIDEIPNDIFDRSQVTTSGASPADLAQAYREALAASDGDGVVAVHLSAALSSTFSSAAAAAREFGSAVRVVNSRSAAMGVGCVAMAAARAAEAGADLDAVEAAARAAVPRGHVFIVVHRLDNLRRGGRIGTAASWLGTALSLKPLLRLDVDGRLVLAQRVRTTSKAHAAMVDAIVDLVGERSATVTVHHVDNHDAAAELGAALTDRLPQLESLTVRDMGAVLAVHVGAGAVGACVSLAE
- the octT gene encoding diglucosylglycerate octanoyltransferase, whose translation is MSSEPQSDSAPARRKTLLVFCDSLSYYGPTGGLPADDPRIWPNIVAEQLGWDVELIGRIGWTCRDVWWAATQDPRSWAALPRAGAVIFATSGMDSLPSPLPTALRELIRYVRPPFLRRWVRDGYGWLQPRLSRVARPALPPHLTVEYLEMTRAALDFNRPGIPVVATVPSVHIAETYGKSHRWRAPIVKAITGWADEHQVPVVDLKAAVGEYVMSGQGNPDGIHWNFEAHAAVADLMLKGLAEAGAYQPDTSERS
- a CDS encoding NAD(P)H-dependent amine dehydrogenase family protein translates to MSASRPLRVIQWTTGNIGKRSLHAIIGRDDMELVGVYAHGADKVGVDAAELAGWPAPTGIKATGDIDALLALQPDACCYNPLWPSIDELVALLEAGVNVCSSAAWITGGKQTPQDLERIRNACITGNSTIFGSGAHPGVTNMVGMVLSGSCERVDEIRITESVDCSTYESAGTQTAMGFSQDPDTPGLAESVRRESEVFAESAAMMADAIGATLDRMTFDVTFTAATGDTDLGFMTIPKGTVGGVMGYHRGWVGDRNVVSVGFNWTMGDHVAPPKPLEHGHVIQVFGMPNMRTVLHCLPPADWTEPGFMGLGMIYTAMPVTNAVPAVVAAAPGIATLKDLPPVTGHFAG
- a CDS encoding DUF6841 family protein, which produces MAMDTGAVRRWFDDYLDIFAAAARGDRPVAELLDCYAVPLLLTTDEGVLSLATRDELAAVMQGQIDVLRAQRYRSTGLISAEVTGLNASSAVYRGVFVRHDVDGAELGRVAVTYLLVDGSDGAQIAVLASHGD
- a CDS encoding ComEA family DNA-binding protein — translated: MDTESPAQRLSRRIGTDRDPGNDADEDADTVLARWLPDTGERTAKDWLAGLRADPGRAGVMALLAVGVIAVLVTVFTVMRDSRPPVSAANLPAVQMVSSASATPSPPQPPDGPVVVSVVGLVHTPGLVTVTAGARIADALEAAGGAVDGADLVGLNLARRVVDGEQIIVGLAAPPGSPSPMGSSVSSAGPAEPNSTAAPKSGQAPNAAPNGPVDLNTATAQDLDALPGVGPVTAAAIIAWREAHGHFTSVDQLSEVDGIGPARLDKLRDLVVA
- a CDS encoding IS110 family transposase, whose translation is MSVHVAPVTSSTIVVAVDVGKTSAVLSVTDAARHRLLAPSEFAMTGSGLTSAAARAMAAAPAAVQVKVGVEAAGHYHRPVLDFRWPDGWEVLELNPAQVAEQRRVQGRRRIKTDVIDLEAITELVLAGYGRPVTDRDVVIGQISAWAVHRSRRVATRSATKNQLLGQLDRAFPGLTLALPDVLATKIGRLVAAEFADPARLAGLGVNRLIRFAATRDLQLRRPVAERLVAAARDALPTRDAVISRRILAADLVLLGDLDDQITVAETALASLLPRSPYATLTSVPGWAVVRVSNYAAALGDPKRWPGPRQIYRASGLSPMQYESAHKRRDGAISREGSVALRRALIDLGIGLWLNEPAAKNYAHGLKDRGKPGGIVACALAHRANRIAHALVRDHATYEPTRWA
- a CDS encoding HNH endonuclease signature motif containing protein, encoding MPPPTTPFAENFVEPRLDVLFAEIAELTGQRNAIDGRLVEIIAEIDGRGAADGNALWGATGCRSIEALVAWKAGVTPRNAATMVAVAHRLDELPRLAEGLRAGRLSLDRVAVIAERAAEGCDDHYANLVQYATVTQLRTAVKMEPRPEPETKPEPKRGISSYDGDGYTTYKIRLPKLDAAKFDAALASHKDALVADWKRHHDDPGAEASDQAPPFPDTVDAFMSLIEAGWDTDVAARPHGAHTTVVAHVDLDRHADKPVAALHLGAALTDEERRYLLCDATCEVWFERRGTPIGAGRTTRTISRRLRRALEYRDKTCVVPGCGATRGLHAHHLVHWENGGATELSNLVLLCPFHHRAHHRGDITLTGPADRLVVTDKDGQPLTGAALARPPTTPPPDVAPCKGPLGERAQWWWYTPYEPQPLPGGQSARPR
- the nadD gene encoding nicotinate-nucleotide adenylyltransferase, which encodes MRRRLGVMGGTFDPIHHGHLVAASEVADQFQLDEVVFVPTGQPWQKRDRRVAAAEDRYLMTVIATAANPRFSVSRVDIDRGGPTYTKDTLRDLAAQNADTDLYFITGADALGSILSWQNWEELFSLARFIGVSRPGYELDGEHIAAAMKELPEDALTLVEVPALAISSSDCRLRARQSRPIWYLVPDGVVQYVSKRNLYTSEACS
- a CDS encoding GGDEF domain-containing protein, whose translation is MGAQLRTSAGFTALVFLVCLLSIATRMPDTLAVFWPTNALLLGLLLRNPTAATPSTWVGAAAGYLFADLVTGSDLPRALLLNSANMIGVLVGFYGFRRLRNLDLSLTRGSSVTWVAAVSVTAAGSAATVGGFIDVILFGDSWPRGALYWFAYELLNYTVVLPLVLSSPAIRFPTPAHRPSAEALAQLRLQGKRVAVPLILLLATAPVAWMMGGLGALTFSMPALIAAALLGHVFITTLFIAVATAWGITLAVYPPNAMPTMPEGPISISTLIGLALLAGGPLVIACATTERQRIYAALHLAMTRDDLTRAYRRDEFMRRADIALAEAARRSQPVALLMMDLDHFKRLNDTFGHGAGDRALADFADTVRDCTDETALFARMGGEEFAVLLPEASRETALDIAELIRSRQRAATTGEFGDLGATVSVGLVYAAAPLTDLLAAADAALYRAKSSRRDTVVVADDPNPTVPVGWR
- the gpgP gene encoding glucosyl-3-phosphoglycerate phosphatase, coding for MSVRRLVLLRHGQTEWNAGSRMQGQLDTDLTDLGREQAKAAAEVLAKRQPLAIVSSDLRRALDTATALGERSGVPVSIDRRLRETHLGDWQGLTHTDVDDIAPGARLAWRDDARWAPHGGESRVDVAERSVPLVAELLVSQVGWGVDAPDRPVVLVAHGGLIAALTAALLGLPVDNWPVLGGMGNASWAQLSGHDVGDRIKWRLDVWNASAQVANDVL